A region of Moorena producens PAL-8-15-08-1 DNA encodes the following proteins:
- a CDS encoding YqiA/YcfP family alpha/beta fold hydrolase, which produces MHYQFVEDARHYEGLELGRQVPTLILHGCDDDVIPIIASRDYASTRPWVQLVELESEHGLRDVMALIWAAVREFCSI; this is translated from the coding sequence TTGCACTACCAGTTCGTAGAAGATGCCCGTCATTATGAGGGTTTGGAGCTAGGGCGACAAGTACCTACTCTAATTCTACATGGGTGCGATGATGACGTGATTCCCATCATCGCGAGTCGTGATTATGCCAGTACCCGCCCTTGGGTGCAATTGGTTGAATTGGAGAGCGAACACGGTTTGCGGGATGTGATGGCGTTAATTTGGGCAGCAGTTCGGGAATTTTGTAGTATTTAG
- the lnt gene encoding apolipoprotein N-acyltransferase: MGLTPSPTEAWPLAWIALVPLWFIVVRGQSIRGNALSGLIWGIGYHGLALSWITGIHPMDWMGVPWLASIAIALLCWILITLWGALLVAVWAIAISITQSITASFAPLAPQRAIPRWGVLELKSPRIGGFRGLAAKGNEVNSSENRCKFPSTKATQQRNINPDINPDINLPTPTQNYVLLTSCLRVLIGTGLWCGIETLWSMSPLYWSGLSYTQSPHNLIILHLGQLSGPITVTAAIVAVNGLIAESGLTLNHLFAFAQRRLCRKRGLLAKVGRFNVGRFNVGRFKVGSFKVESDHNKLEPSTSQKLEPSTPQNLKPSTPQNLEPSTPQNLQHSTPQNLQHSTLLGIAIGLLISLHLLGWLLYNQPIEQSKKSAIKVGIIQGNIPNEIKLYSAGWRRAIKGYTTGYQTLADQKVDAVLTPETALPFLWQEQVRTVSSFYSAILDKGVLVWVGGYGQRGRSLTNSLFTVTGTGETFSRYDKVKLVPLGEYIPFEEFLGRLIDRLSPLDSHLAAGKPDQLVETPFGQAVVGICYESAFAEHFRYQAASGGQFIITASNNAHYSNTMPAQHHAQDVMRSIETDRWTVRATNTGYSGIVDPHGKTIWLSGINTYELHADTIYRRQTQTLYVQWGNWLTPVLLGLGGIGWLILGWCRVGVGLE; this comes from the coding sequence ATGGGACTGACACCATCACCAACAGAAGCTTGGCCTCTAGCTTGGATTGCCCTAGTGCCGCTATGGTTCATAGTAGTCAGGGGTCAGAGTATTCGTGGCAATGCTTTATCTGGTCTGATCTGGGGTATCGGTTATCATGGCTTAGCTCTATCTTGGATTACTGGTATTCACCCCATGGACTGGATGGGGGTACCATGGCTAGCTAGTATTGCGATCGCATTATTATGCTGGATACTCATTACCCTCTGGGGAGCACTCCTAGTAGCTGTCTGGGCAATAGCAATCTCTATCACTCAATCAATTACAGCAAGTTTCGCCCCCCTAGCCCCCCAGCGAGCAATCCCTCGCTGGGGGGTTCTTGAGTTAAAGTCCCCCAGAATTGGGGGATTTAGGGGGCTTGCAGCTAAAGGTAATGAGGTCAATTCATCTGAAAACCGCTGTAAATTCCCATCCACCAAAGCGACACAACAACGTAATATAAATCCTGATATAAATCCTGATATAAATCTTCCTACCCCCACTCAAAACTATGTTCTTTTAACCTCCTGCTTGCGGGTTCTAATTGGTACAGGCTTGTGGTGTGGCATAGAAACCCTCTGGAGTATGAGTCCCCTGTACTGGTCTGGCTTATCCTATACCCAAAGTCCCCATAACCTGATAATTTTGCACCTCGGTCAATTATCTGGTCCAATAACAGTTACAGCAGCTATTGTCGCCGTCAATGGTTTAATTGCTGAAAGCGGGTTAACCCTTAATCATTTGTTCGCGTTCGCGCAGCGTCGGCTTTGCCGAAAGCGTGGCCTTTTGGCCAAGGTTGGCAGGTTTAATGTTGGCAGGTTTAATGTTGGCAGGTTCAAGGTTGGCAGCTTCAAGGTTGAAAGTGATCACAACAAGCTTGAACCTTCAACCTCTCAAAAACTTGAACCTTCAACTCCTCAAAACCTTAAACCTTCAACCCCTCAAAACCTTGAACCTTCAACTCCTCAAAACCTCCAACATTCAACCCCTCAAAATCTCCAACATTCAACCCTTTTGGGTATAGCAATCGGGTTATTAATTAGCTTACATCTGCTGGGATGGTTACTGTATAACCAACCAATTGAGCAATCAAAAAAATCTGCTATTAAAGTTGGTATTATTCAAGGAAATATCCCCAATGAAATCAAACTTTACTCTGCTGGCTGGCGGCGTGCTATAAAAGGTTACACTACTGGCTACCAGACATTGGCAGATCAAAAAGTAGACGCAGTGCTAACTCCTGAAACTGCCTTACCTTTTCTTTGGCAAGAACAGGTGCGCACTGTTAGTTCTTTCTACTCAGCAATATTAGATAAAGGGGTTTTAGTTTGGGTAGGAGGCTATGGGCAAAGAGGGCGTAGCCTTACCAATAGTTTGTTTACTGTTACCGGTACTGGTGAGACCTTCAGCCGTTACGATAAGGTCAAATTAGTGCCCTTAGGAGAATATATTCCTTTTGAAGAATTCTTAGGACGTTTAATTGACCGACTATCCCCTCTTGATTCTCACTTAGCAGCTGGTAAACCTGACCAGTTAGTAGAAACACCCTTTGGTCAAGCAGTGGTAGGAATTTGTTATGAGTCAGCTTTTGCCGAACACTTCCGCTATCAAGCTGCCTCTGGTGGGCAGTTTATTATCACTGCATCCAATAATGCCCATTACAGTAATACGATGCCTGCCCAGCACCATGCTCAAGATGTAATGCGCTCCATTGAAACAGATAGGTGGACAGTTAGAGCAACTAATACCGGCTATTCCGGTATTGTAGACCCCCATGGAAAAACAATATGGCTATCGGGGATTAATACCTATGAGTTGCACGCAGATACGATTTATCGACGACAGACTCAGACGTTGTATGTGCAGTGGGGGAATTGGTTGACTCCGGTGTTATTAGGGTTAGGGGGAATTGGCTGGTTGATTTTGGGTTGGTGTCGAGTTGGTGTTGGATTGGAGTAG
- a CDS encoding glycosyltransferase family 39 protein, with protein MKLNTPALGIRANWLQKWMPIGLILVVATGLYLYQLGTESLWYDELFSINKTQSGISLPPKNLTRPFYFMILYIWMQFGTSTVWLRGLSVIFGLGSIFLMYLLGRRLAGKPVGLIAALLLTLSPVFINHAQEVRMYTLIPFLSLGGTLALAHALENPRFAAINWWAVARFLCLVTTPVSVTLFLPDLVLIGWRFRNQKRRLFAFGIRLLLIGSCWLPLVSAVDESSSKFLKGWVTQYPKPNIILIVSEVTHLTAFWPLRHLLGSGISANDLMKQLNQQSIMEWLVEHVLTSNLVPLFYYMAYTAMAIGLLAIALLSRHPSKKLWWIKVWALLPAGSILLISYVSSSIWKARYLLIVSPYFLILLAAGLMQVWRWQRRVAVLVTLIYAIAVGSGLVHYYTTLYRVAGGAPT; from the coding sequence ATGAAACTGAATACACCAGCACTTGGAATAAGAGCAAATTGGCTCCAGAAGTGGATGCCGATCGGCTTAATTTTAGTAGTCGCTACTGGGTTGTACCTCTATCAACTCGGTACAGAAAGCTTATGGTACGATGAGCTATTTAGCATTAACAAAACCCAGAGTGGGATATCACTGCCTCCGAAGAATCTGACACGTCCCTTTTATTTCATGATCCTGTACATTTGGATGCAGTTTGGCACTAGCACCGTTTGGTTGCGTGGGCTATCTGTGATTTTTGGACTAGGCAGTATCTTCCTAATGTACCTGCTGGGTCGTCGCTTAGCTGGAAAGCCAGTTGGCTTGATTGCCGCCCTGTTACTAACCCTCTCACCTGTGTTTATCAACCATGCCCAAGAGGTAAGGATGTACACCCTGATCCCCTTCTTAAGTTTGGGGGGTACCTTAGCTCTAGCTCATGCCCTTGAAAATCCCAGGTTTGCTGCCATCAACTGGTGGGCTGTGGCCAGGTTTCTATGCCTTGTGACTACTCCGGTTAGTGTGACCTTGTTTCTGCCAGATCTGGTATTAATTGGATGGCGGTTTCGTAATCAAAAGCGCCGATTATTTGCCTTTGGGATCAGGCTGCTGCTGATTGGGAGTTGTTGGCTTCCTTTAGTATCAGCAGTTGATGAATCTTCCAGTAAATTCCTCAAAGGTTGGGTAACACAATACCCAAAACCCAACATTATCTTAATTGTCTCTGAAGTCACCCACTTGACAGCTTTCTGGCCATTGAGACACTTACTAGGGTCAGGCATCAGTGCCAACGACCTGATGAAACAGCTCAATCAGCAGTCTATCATGGAGTGGCTTGTGGAGCATGTGTTAACCTCAAATCTTGTACCTTTGTTCTATTACATGGCATATACGGCCATGGCAATCGGCTTGCTTGCGATCGCTCTATTGAGCAGGCACCCCTCAAAAAAACTCTGGTGGATTAAAGTGTGGGCATTATTACCTGCCGGATCTATCTTATTGATATCCTATGTTTCCAGTTCCATATGGAAAGCTCGCTATCTACTAATTGTATCCCCCTATTTCTTAATTCTTCTAGCAGCAGGCTTGATGCAAGTTTGGCGTTGGCAACGTCGAGTGGCTGTTTTAGTAACTCTGATCTACGCCATAGCAGTGGGTAGTGGTCTGGTGCATTACTACACAACGTTGTATCGTGTAGCAGGTGGTGCGCCAACTTGA
- a CDS encoding tetratricopeptide repeat protein — protein MNNKLINSPNPLGGRYKIISKLGAGGFGQTFLAQDLHLPGTPQCVIKQLKPQVSDPECLEISKRLFEREAQVLYQLGNHDQIPQLLAHFEENHEFYLAQEFIDGEPLNQEIRQPWESNRVIALLQDILQVLVFVHEQRVIHRDIKPPNLIRRRKDNRIVMIDFGAVKQASTQIIDPETGQTKTIAIGSYGYTPKEQFGGNPRFSSDVYAVGMVGIQALTGIHPKFLKENSETGEINWRDRIPVNTQVNSELADILDCMVRYDFRDRYPTAVEALAAVQRLTAAPTIAMSATVPEETVSVSATSAQTQARSEIIRRWLMKPWLMITVLAGMGIGISVIGTKTFLVPKPVSQTDTPKDTVAESSTTSSESKPATPAVVSKTPESTTTSSVQKSTPGSDTESAAKSRSDPETQPTETQPTAIELNSQGESLRQAGKYQQALMTYDKAIARNSDLAEAHWGRCYSLNSLGRTQEGLAACDQALGLKPDYPEALWSKGAALESQNTPTAITLALTLYEKAIAIKPDFADAWINKGVALHKLKRYSEAIKAYERALQLNPNSADAWSNLGAALWDVGQLDQGINAMEKALKIQPNHPNARNLRQQARQKLGR, from the coding sequence ATGAACAATAAACTGATAAATTCCCCAAACCCCTTAGGCGGTCGCTACAAAATTATCAGCAAGTTGGGAGCCGGTGGTTTTGGTCAAACGTTTCTGGCACAGGACTTGCACTTGCCAGGAACTCCCCAATGTGTGATTAAACAGCTCAAACCCCAGGTGAGCGATCCTGAGTGTTTGGAAATTTCCAAACGCCTATTTGAGCGAGAAGCGCAAGTCCTCTACCAGCTGGGTAACCACGATCAGATCCCCCAGTTGCTGGCGCATTTTGAGGAAAATCACGAGTTTTATCTGGCCCAAGAATTTATTGATGGAGAACCCCTCAACCAAGAAATCCGTCAGCCTTGGGAATCAAATCGAGTGATTGCTCTGTTGCAAGATATTCTACAAGTCCTAGTATTTGTCCATGAGCAACGTGTGATCCATCGTGATATCAAACCCCCAAACCTGATCCGCCGCCGCAAGGATAATAGAATTGTCATGATTGACTTTGGGGCAGTTAAGCAAGCTAGCACCCAGATTATCGATCCGGAAACAGGCCAAACCAAAACCATTGCTATTGGCAGTTATGGCTACACCCCCAAAGAACAGTTCGGTGGCAATCCTCGTTTTAGCAGTGATGTCTATGCGGTGGGGATGGTAGGCATCCAGGCATTAACCGGAATTCATCCCAAGTTCCTAAAAGAAAACTCCGAAACAGGGGAAATCAACTGGCGCGATCGCATCCCAGTTAACACCCAAGTTAACTCAGAATTAGCGGATATCCTCGACTGTATGGTGCGCTATGATTTCCGTGACCGCTATCCGACCGCAGTAGAAGCCTTGGCAGCAGTTCAGAGGCTAACTGCTGCACCAACAATAGCTATGTCTGCTACAGTTCCGGAAGAGACTGTTTCTGTTTCAGCAACATCAGCACAAACCCAGGCCAGATCAGAGATCATCCGAAGATGGTTAATGAAGCCTTGGTTGATGATTACTGTCTTAGCAGGGATGGGTATTGGTATTTCTGTGATCGGAACTAAGACTTTTCTAGTTCCCAAACCTGTCAGTCAAACTGACACCCCTAAGGATACCGTTGCCGAAAGTTCGACTACCAGCTCTGAGTCAAAACCTGCAACCCCAGCGGTAGTTAGCAAAACCCCTGAAAGCACTACTACCAGCTCAGTCCAAAAAAGTACTCCCGGATCGGATACCGAATCAGCTGCGAAATCGCGATCCGATCCGGAAACACAACCAACGGAAACACAACCAACTGCAATAGAATTAAACAGCCAAGGGGAGAGCTTGCGGCAAGCAGGAAAGTACCAGCAAGCACTGATGACTTACGACAAAGCGATCGCACGCAACTCAGATTTAGCAGAAGCTCATTGGGGTCGTTGCTATAGCCTGAATTCCTTGGGGCGTACTCAAGAAGGACTGGCTGCCTGCGATCAAGCCCTTGGCCTTAAACCTGACTACCCAGAAGCATTGTGGAGTAAGGGTGCAGCTCTCGAATCCCAAAACACCCCAACAGCCATAACTCTAGCTCTAACTCTATACGAGAAAGCGATCGCAATCAAGCCCGATTTTGCTGACGCCTGGATTAACAAAGGAGTAGCGCTCCATAAACTCAAGCGCTACAGTGAGGCCATAAAAGCTTATGAGCGGGCACTTCAACTCAATCCTAATTCTGCTGATGCTTGGAGTAATCTAGGGGCAGCCTTATGGGACGTTGGTCAATTGGATCAAGGGATCAATGCCATGGAAAAGGCACTTAAAATCCAACCGAATCACCCCAATGCCAGGAATCTGCGTCAGCAGGCAAGGCAAAAATTAGGCCGTTGA
- a CDS encoding branched-chain amino acid transaminase: MPDFLPIAYFQNKFVPFADAKISIATHALHYGTGAFGGLRSLPDPKNPQQCLLFRLDRHCQRLSNSARLLHYNLPADKIKTIILDFIKQNKPTTPFYIRPFVYTSDLGISPRLHKIDKDFFVYGLELGDYLSPEGVSCRISSWHRQQDQSLPLRGKISGAYITSSLAKTEAVESGFDEAILMNSEGKVSEASGMNIFVVRNGQLITPGFDQDILEGITRDSILTLAKDMGLPTIQRPVDKSELFIADEVFLSGTAAKITPVKRIENYHLSPNRPITEKLKEMLAAITENREPKYKDWVYTVNIDN, encoded by the coding sequence ATGCCTGATTTTTTGCCCATTGCTTACTTTCAGAACAAGTTTGTCCCTTTCGCTGACGCCAAAATCTCCATTGCTACCCATGCCTTGCACTACGGCACTGGAGCTTTTGGCGGATTACGCTCTCTCCCTGACCCGAAAAACCCACAGCAATGTTTACTGTTTCGCTTAGACCGCCATTGCCAACGCCTAAGTAATAGTGCCCGGTTATTACACTACAATTTACCTGCTGATAAAATCAAGACTATTATCCTTGATTTTATAAAACAAAATAAACCAACTACACCGTTTTATATCCGCCCTTTTGTCTACACGTCAGATTTAGGAATTTCCCCGAGACTCCATAAGATTGACAAAGACTTTTTTGTGTATGGATTAGAATTAGGCGATTATTTATCTCCTGAAGGAGTTAGCTGTCGGATTAGTTCATGGCATCGACAACAAGACCAAAGTTTACCCTTGAGAGGTAAAATTAGTGGGGCTTATATTACCTCTTCCTTGGCGAAAACTGAAGCAGTAGAGTCTGGCTTTGATGAAGCAATTTTGATGAATTCTGAGGGCAAAGTCTCGGAAGCTTCTGGGATGAATATCTTTGTGGTCAGAAATGGGCAGCTAATTACCCCTGGATTCGATCAGGATATCCTAGAAGGAATTACTCGGGATAGTATTCTGACCCTTGCTAAAGACATGGGCTTGCCAACTATACAACGACCAGTGGATAAATCAGAACTATTTATTGCCGATGAAGTATTTCTGAGTGGAACAGCGGCAAAGATCACTCCAGTTAAACGAATTGAAAACTATCACTTATCTCCAAACAGACCAATAACCGAAAAGCTCAAGGAGATGCTAGCAGCAATTACCGAAAATCGGGAACCGAAATACAAAGACTGGGTGTATACGGTTAATATTGATAATTAA
- a CDS encoding FHA domain-containing protein, with protein sequence MAEPIYIQLTWEDPETGELKKPVLRPPIAVGRENDHLPEQLAGQSVSHLVLLDKEISRYHALITVANTQLYITDRSANGTFINGRKIRSGIHPFSSKDTLRIGPYKITATLKRENDLNATVQNFDQTNLLGEKNVSNSLPKNKPVVWLIGLVILLIMGVGTWAVVSGLLEGLKPIPNEENDSSRHHLERVV encoded by the coding sequence TTGGCTGAACCGATTTATATTCAATTGACCTGGGAAGACCCAGAAACCGGCGAGTTAAAGAAACCTGTTCTGAGACCGCCAATTGCTGTTGGTCGAGAAAATGACCATTTGCCAGAACAGTTAGCAGGTCAATCTGTGTCTCATCTGGTACTTCTTGACAAGGAAATTTCCCGGTATCACGCCCTGATCACAGTGGCTAATACCCAACTCTATATTACTGACCGCAGCGCCAATGGCACGTTTATTAACGGGCGGAAGATTCGCTCTGGTATTCATCCTTTTTCAAGCAAGGACACCCTACGAATTGGTCCTTACAAGATTACAGCGACATTGAAACGGGAAAATGACCTGAACGCCACTGTACAAAACTTTGACCAGACGAATCTATTAGGTGAGAAAAATGTTTCCAACTCTCTGCCCAAGAATAAACCTGTGGTTTGGTTGATTGGCTTAGTGATACTGTTAATAATGGGAGTTGGCACCTGGGCCGTGGTCAGCGGTCTGCTGGAGGGGTTAAAACCAATACCAAACGAGGAAAACGATTCCTCTAGACATCATCTAGAACGGGTAGTCTAG
- a CDS encoding mechanosensitive ion channel domain-containing protein: MESLINVRFSINPFPRARLRRSLVLVLLGVLTLLLTLLPASTLAQEFLANGKEKAPVVVDGIELFQVGNAGNFSATERAELINQRLAREVKSLQKPEYVDIEYVGQNEGILRTKFTERILVTITKADQIPDTDPLEQAEKWEKLIERAIRQGKRQRMTDYSRQAVRFTSIVLVLLILLYLLLRVFRQFALGKLTSWLGNPASPFFPWHDPAKLFLGAALLGLQLILWTTVILTISDLFPQVRSWRYELLNFLKSPVIGSGESKYSAIQVLLLVVLTVVLWFGVSALTRLLRRYILGKTGADSGVQEVIATLIQYVLTFLGMIIILQSSGLDLSSLTIFASVLGVGIGFGVQNIANNFISGLIITLERPIQLGDFIKVNDLVGTVQRMGSRSTEICTLDKVTIIVPNARFLETEVINWSHGNPISRLKIPVGVAYGSDVEQVKKALLAAAKSHPEVLLRPYPQVWFQEFGESALKFELLVWTGDPKRQPKIKSDLNYRIEKSLRRYDIHIPFPQRDLHVRSPQLEKLLTAWLGERQPKPPENQLYIPNGYQSEPPTQDALVSGFLEPIDDLDQDSYPTAPFQEDMVTLDIETLVEEMRQPGGLDIQDRRYRLNSYGCCFVGSEAVDWLVKRCNSTREDAVAIGQILINRGIIHHVADDHPFRDDYLFYRFYLDEK, translated from the coding sequence ATGGAATCTCTTATCAATGTTCGATTTTCCATTAACCCTTTCCCAAGGGCTAGGCTTCGGCGTTCCTTGGTATTGGTGTTGCTAGGTGTACTTACCCTACTGCTCACCCTATTACCAGCCTCTACCTTAGCACAGGAATTCTTGGCAAATGGTAAGGAGAAAGCTCCTGTGGTGGTGGATGGTATTGAGTTGTTTCAAGTGGGCAACGCTGGCAACTTTAGCGCTACTGAGCGAGCCGAGCTGATCAATCAGCGCTTAGCAAGGGAGGTGAAATCCCTACAAAAACCTGAATATGTGGACATTGAATATGTCGGGCAAAACGAGGGGATTCTTCGTACCAAGTTTACCGAGCGGATTCTGGTCACGATTACCAAGGCCGATCAAATTCCTGATACTGATCCTCTTGAGCAAGCCGAAAAATGGGAGAAGCTGATTGAAAGGGCAATCCGGCAGGGCAAACGACAGCGGATGACAGATTATAGTCGTCAGGCAGTAAGGTTTACAAGCATAGTGCTGGTGTTGTTAATCCTGTTGTACTTGCTGTTACGGGTCTTCAGGCAATTTGCCTTGGGGAAACTGACCTCCTGGCTAGGGAATCCGGCTTCGCCTTTTTTCCCTTGGCACGACCCAGCTAAATTATTTCTCGGGGCAGCCCTGTTAGGCTTACAGCTTATCCTGTGGACTACAGTTATCTTAACCATTAGTGACCTATTTCCCCAAGTTCGCAGTTGGCGTTATGAACTGTTAAACTTCCTCAAGTCTCCTGTAATTGGTTCCGGAGAAAGCAAGTATTCTGCGATCCAAGTGCTGCTGTTGGTGGTATTAACCGTTGTGCTATGGTTTGGGGTTAGTGCCCTCACCAGGCTATTGAGGCGTTACATCTTGGGGAAAACTGGCGCTGATTCAGGGGTGCAAGAGGTGATTGCTACCCTGATCCAGTATGTCCTGACGTTTTTGGGCATGATTATCATACTCCAAAGTTCTGGGTTGGATTTAAGTTCCCTAACTATTTTTGCTAGTGTCTTAGGGGTGGGAATTGGCTTCGGTGTGCAAAATATTGCTAACAACTTTATCAGTGGCTTAATTATCACCCTAGAGCGACCGATTCAACTGGGGGATTTTATTAAGGTCAACGATTTGGTGGGAACTGTGCAGCGAATGGGTTCCCGCAGTACAGAGATTTGCACCTTGGATAAAGTGACAATAATTGTGCCCAATGCCCGCTTTTTAGAAACTGAGGTGATTAACTGGAGTCACGGTAACCCGATTTCCCGGCTCAAGATTCCTGTAGGAGTGGCTTACGGATCTGATGTGGAGCAGGTCAAGAAGGCACTGTTGGCAGCTGCGAAGAGTCACCCGGAAGTATTACTGAGGCCCTATCCCCAAGTTTGGTTTCAGGAATTTGGTGAGAGTGCCCTCAAGTTTGAGCTGTTGGTCTGGACTGGAGACCCCAAGCGGCAGCCTAAAATCAAGAGTGACCTCAACTACCGGATTGAGAAAAGTCTGCGTCGCTATGATATCCATATACCATTTCCTCAACGGGACCTCCATGTGCGATCGCCTCAGTTAGAGAAATTGCTGACCGCTTGGCTAGGGGAACGTCAGCCAAAACCGCCCGAAAACCAACTCTATATTCCCAATGGGTATCAGTCTGAGCCGCCCACCCAGGATGCTTTAGTTTCAGGTTTCCTAGAGCCGATCGATGACCTAGATCAAGACTCTTACCCTACGGCCCCTTTCCAAGAGGATATGGTAACACTAGACATTGAAACCTTGGTCGAGGAAATGCGTCAACCAGGAGGATTGGATATTCAAGACCGTCGCTATCGTCTCAATAGCTATGGATGCTGTTTTGTTGGGTCAGAAGCCGTAGATTGGTTGGTGAAACGGTGTAATTCTACTCGGGAAGATGCAGTGGCTATTGGACAGATACTGATTAATCGAGGTATTATTCATCATGTCGCAGATGATCATCCTTTCCGAGATGATTATTTGTTTTACCGTTTTTATTTAGATGAGAAATGA
- a CDS encoding FAD-dependent monooxygenase, with protein sequence MRSLVEATPAERIFESPICDRLPLKSWSQGRVTLLGDAAHPMAPALAQGANSTFEDAYELALCCCQASSLEEALARYEQRRITRTQLMPTRSALAKMGDNATDREAANQQMQEQSQMSREEFEDWVFNYKPEVKFDYNYYSLYKQELL encoded by the coding sequence TTGCGATCGCTTGTGGAAGCAACACCAGCAGAGCGAATTTTTGAATCACCAATTTGCGATCGCTTACCCCTAAAATCTTGGAGTCAAGGCAGAGTTACTTTGTTGGGTGATGCAGCTCATCCCATGGCTCCTGCTTTGGCACAGGGAGCAAATAGCACCTTTGAAGACGCATATGAACTAGCCTTGTGCTGTTGCCAAGCATCCAGCCTTGAAGAAGCTCTGGCTCGCTACGAACAGCGTCGCATAACCCGTACCCAACTGATGCCAACCCGTAGCGCTTTGGCTAAAATGGGTGACAACGCAACGGACAGAGAGGCTGCTAATCAGCAAATGCAGGAGCAGTCACAGATGAGTCGTGAAGAATTTGAAGATTGGGTTTTTAACTACAAACCTGAGGTTAAATTCGATTATAATTATTATAGTCTCTATAAACAGGAACTTTTATGA
- a CDS encoding glutathione S-transferase family protein, which produces MISNRLPTETKLETSINCFLPIFEQQLAQSQYLLGDDTWTVVDVAALCSMGYYSFRLNEDWVLQYPNIGNWFDKLHERESFKSTVTMPLN; this is translated from the coding sequence ATAATCTCGAACCGACTCCCTACCGAAACAAAACTAGAAACGTCAATTAATTGTTTTTTACCAATTTTTGAGCAACAATTAGCCCAATCTCAATACTTATTAGGTGATGACACATGGACAGTAGTGGATGTAGCAGCATTATGTTCCATGGGTTACTATAGCTTTCGCTTAAATGAAGATTGGGTTTTGCAATATCCTAACATAGGAAATTGGTTCGATAAATTACACGAGCGTGAGTCGTTCAAGTCAACTGTTACTATGCCTTTGAATTAA
- a CDS encoding XdhC family protein yields the protein MKELNSILAAFVHSQNNDQQVFIATVVNVQGSSYGQPGAPMLITSTGKMVGTLRGDEIA from the coding sequence ATGAAAGAGCTAAATTCTATTCTAGCAGCATTCGTACACAGTCAAAACAACGATCAACAAGTATTTATTGCTACTGTTGTCAATGTTCAAGGCTCTAGCTATGGCCAACCTGGTGCGCCCATGCTGATCACATCAACTGGTAAAATGGTCGGAACCTTAAGGGGTGACGAAATAGCCTGA